The DNA segment TTCAATAGCATTTAAGACTTTATCAAGTTTTGTATCTGTAATTAATTGCTTCTGCTCAACTTTATTAAGTCTCCGGAAAATGTTAGCGTTATTTGTTAGAAACTTTCGCATTTCAACAAAAGTTCTGATTATTTTTAAACTTATTTCAACAGCAACAGGAGTTTTTATTACTGCAGAAAGCATGGAAACACCTTGCTCTGTAAAAGCATAGGGTTTAGCACCGCCAAAATAACTTTTTGATGGTATCACAGATTGTGATACCAAGGTTTCAATCTCTTCTGAATCAAGCTCAAACATAAAATCTTTTGGAAATCTTTCAATATTTCTTTTTACCGCTTGTTTTAGTGTTCTTGTCTCTGTCTGATATAACTCCGCCAGATCTCTGTCGAGTATTACCTGTAATCCACGGACTTCAAAAATTCTACTTTGAATATCATTAAATTTTGTCATCTGCTTTTCGCTCATTTTGAACTCTCCAGAATCGGCTTTAATAGTTCAGGAGATTTTTTGGCAACCTGGTTCATTTTTTTCCTTCTATCAATTTTTTTATCTCTCTATCAAAATCACTTTCAAAGAGCTTGTCCTGAATAGGACGATATTTTTCAAATTCACTCGTAGCAAAGGTTTTTGCAATT comes from the Candidatus Cloacimonadota bacterium genome and includes:
- a CDS encoding ORF6N domain-containing protein, whose protein sequence is MSEKQMTKFNDIQSRIFEVRGLQVILDRDLAELYQTETRTLKQAVKRNIERFPKDFMFELDSEEIETLVSQSVIPSKSYFGGAKPYAFTEQGVSMLSAVIKTPVAVEISLKIIRTFVEMRKFLTNNANIFRRLNKVEQKQLITDTKLDKVLNAIELKEITPKQGIFYNGQIFDAYKLISDIIRSAKQSIIVIDNYIDDTTLQLLTKRESKVKVV